The following is a genomic window from Prunus persica cultivar Lovell chromosome G7, Prunus_persica_NCBIv2, whole genome shotgun sequence.
ATTAAGCATATCCAAAATGGGTTTTGTCCTTTGACAAGATTGATTGATGAACAGGCTTGTTAGAAGAACTGcttcaagaacaaaattaGTACCTTCAGAAGGCTTGTTCTTCAGGCTCAGTGACAGTGACCATCCTTGGGCTTGACAACATTAGTCTCCTCCTCCTTTTTCTTGCCCTTACCTATGTTTTTAGGCTTAGGCTTAGGCTTTGTAGGGAAAGAAGAGCCTTTCTCAAAAACAGCCACAGCAACAGTCCCACTCCCACTCTCCTTCTTGGAAGTCTTTCCAGGTGTGTCAACTTGTCAAGCAAGTTCAATAGCTCAGCAAGAGTTTGCGCATTGCCTACCTTCACAACATCAAACGTTTTGAAGCAAACCCcttcaaaaataaacaaatactTTGTGTTCCCCATATTAGGGTGAAGggcaggagagagagagagagagagagagagagagagagagagagagagagagagagcatagTAAATGTTTGGTTTTTATATCTTTGGTTGTATTTGGCAGATAAAGCCACTTGTGAGAAGCAAGAGGTTCCCAGTATCTGGTTTGATGGCATCTTGTtcggtttttttaattttttggttgacTTATGAAAGTATGTAATTGAGTCTTGACTCAGAGAAAAACTTATTAACATTCGAGTACTTACCAATACCGGAGTGTATGCTCAtttttctctatctttttaaattaatggTTTTATTAGTTCTTAAACATGAGAACGATTTTGGAAatcacaaaataataaattgaaaGCAAATCGCTGTATGTGAGAATCAAACCCAAGACTACCACGTGCTCTACTAGCTGAGTTAAGATGAGTTAGACCTAGGGTAAGCATATAAATTGACTGATATCATTTAACATCCTCAGTGATCATGAAACATGAGTGATCTTATATAATGTCAATCACGATGATCACATATTATTAGTAGCCTTGTAATTAAAGTTGAATTCCACCTTAACTATCACTTCAGAAGCTAAATGAATGAATTGTGAGTTTGCGTGACACGTAACTgagaataacaaaaaaagaagtgcaGTGGAGAGTTGTGAGACCATTTAAGTGGGACCCGAATCTCACTCCCGCGATTTTCTATCCCTCAAACCCCGCCTTTTCGTTTAATTCGGGTCCCTCACTCTGGTCTTCAATTTTATATTCACTtcagaatttcaattttctctgtCTCCCCCATTTTTCTCTAACGGCACCCAAATTCATGGACCTTCGCCGGCGACCACCACCCAACCCCAAACCCCTCAACCACCGCCGCCGCCCTAACCAAACCGCCGAAGTCGCCGACCCCAATTCATACCCTAAGGCCTCCGACGCTCTTCCTCTGCCGCTTTACCTCACCAATGGCCTCTTCGTCACTCTCTTCTTCACAGTCGCCTACTTCCTCCTCACCAGGTGGCGTGAGAAGATCCGCACGTCCACTCCGCTCCATGTGGTGACGCTTTCGGAGATCGCCgccatcttctctctcttcgccTCCGTCATCTACCTCCTCGGCTTCTTCGGCATTGACTTCGTCCAGTCCTTCGTCGCTCCCCGAACCCCGCAAGACGACGACTGGAACAACGTAGTCGGCCTCGAACCAACCCCACTGCCGCCACCAGGACCGAAAAAGGACGAGACGCTCCTCTCTAAGGAAGACGAGCAGATCGTCCAATCGGTGTTGTCCGGAACGACGGCGTCGTACGAGCTAGAGGCGAAACTCGGGGACTGCCGGAGAGCGGCGGCGATCCGACGCGAGGCCTTGGAGCGGACGACGGGCCGTTCGCTGGAGGGTCTACCGTTGGATGGGCTCGACTATGAGTCGATACTGGGACAGTGCTGTGAAAATCCAGTTGGGTATGTGCAGATTCCGGTGGGAGTGGCCGGGCCTCTGTTGCTGGACGGAAAAGAGTACATGGTGCCTTTGGCGACGACGGAGGGTACCTTGGTGGCCAGCATCAACAGGGGCCTCAAGGCCATCTACGCCTCCGGTGGGGCCATCAGCGTCCTCCACAAAGACGCCATGACCAGAGCTCCAATTGTTAGGTTTGGCTCTGCCGTTAGGGCTGCAGAGCTCATGTTATTCGTCGAGGACCCTCTCAACTTCGATACTCTTGCTGCCGTTTTCAACAGGTTAATTTTCTctgtttgattttaatttattagaaGAAAGCCTAGATTTTCAAGCCAAAACCTTTTTATTGTAGCATGGATTGTAATTTTGTATAATTGAGGAACAAAAAAAGGACCAATCAACCAATTTAATGAAGATTTTGTCACAACTTTAAGATGTTGATGggcatttgtttatttgttttgaattattctgttttttcttcttcttctgttgtTTACCCAATCTGCCTAGTTTCATGTAAAATATTGATAAGTTGTATATGTGATAAATGGGAGGTTCACTGCTCAGGTCTAGTAGATTTGCAAAGCTTCTAAAGATTCAATGCCAAATAGCAGGCAGGAATCTATACATCAGGTTTGCTTGCAGCACTGGAGATGCCATGGGGATGAACATGATCTCCAAGGGCGTTCAATATGTTTTAGAATACCTTCAAAATGACTTCCCTGACATGGAGGTTATAGGCATCTCTGGTAAGTTTTTTCTCAATTTCCGTTTCTAATAATATATTTGTGAGTTGTACTGTTGTGAAATGGATCTGTCATGCTTGTTGCATGTTGTGAGGGAAAATAAGTTGCGTATATACAACGGCGTCCAAACATATTCCTTTGTAATCATGGTTTAATGTTTGTTTCCCTCTGGACTTCGATTCTGAGAGAACAATTCAGTGGCATTGTTATCATAGAATTTAATATTTCAGTGGCATTTTTCTATGATTAATTAGTGGTGTTTGTTATTTATGTGCTTGTTTGGATTGCACAGGAAACTTCTGCTCAGACAAGAAAGCAGCAGCGGTAAATTGGATTCAAGGGCGAGGAAAATCAGTAGTATGTGAGGCAATAATCAAGGAAGAAGTGGTGAGGAAAGTATTGAAAACCAATATGGATTCCCTTGCGGGGCTTAATGTGAATAAAAACTTAATTGGGTCTGCTATGGCTGGTACTGTTGGTGGGTTCAATGCCCACGCCAGCAACATTGTTTCGGCACTCTTCATAGCCACTGGCCAGGATCCTGCTCAGAATGTAGAGAGCTCTCACTGCATCACCCAGATTGAATCTGTGAAGAATGGCAAGGCTATTTATATTGCTGTCAGCATGCCTTGCATTGAGGTACATTACAACAAATTACTGCTTCTTTTGGGTGAATTTATAACTCATtctaaattctgagtttgaatGTCAAATCCAAAGCCAAATTCTTTCAGGAATGGCTCTTCACAGGTTTGAAGTGTTAGTAATAGACATAGTAGCTGGAATGAGGACAGCAAGGGGTAGGCCCATTGGTGGTATACCGAATAATATCTAATGAAGATATTGTTGTTTGTTCTTTT
Proteins encoded in this region:
- the LOC18770980 gene encoding 3-hydroxy-3-methylglutaryl-coenzyme A reductase 1 codes for the protein MDLRRRPPPNPKPLNHRRRPNQTAEVADPNSYPKASDALPLPLYLTNGLFVTLFFTVAYFLLTRWREKIRTSTPLHVVTLSEIAAIFSLFASVIYLLGFFGIDFVQSFVAPRTPQDDDWNNVVGLEPTPLPPPGPKKDETLLSKEDEQIVQSVLSGTTASYELEAKLGDCRRAAAIRREALERTTGRSLEGLPLDGLDYESILGQCCENPVGYVQIPVGVAGPLLLDGKEYMVPLATTEGTLVASINRGLKAIYASGGAISVLHKDAMTRAPIVRFGSAVRAAELMLFVEDPLNFDTLAAVFNRSSRFAKLLKIQCQIAGRNLYIRFACSTGDAMGMNMISKGVQYVLEYLQNDFPDMEVIGISGNFCSDKKAAAVNWIQGRGKSVVCEAIIKEEVVRKVLKTNMDSLAGLNVNKNLIGSAMAGTVGGFNAHASNIVSALFIATGQDPAQNVESSHCITQIESVKNGKAIYIAVSMPCIEVGTIGGGTQLASQSACLNLLGVKGANRESPGANARQLARIVAGAVLAGEVSLLAAIDTDQLMTSHMKYNRSSKDVMHLASTE